The following are encoded together in the Oncorhynchus clarkii lewisi isolate Uvic-CL-2024 chromosome 25, UVic_Ocla_1.0, whole genome shotgun sequence genome:
- the LOC139383262 gene encoding transforming acidic coiled-coil-containing protein 3-like isoform X1 gives MSSTAVNDENRGVCTGRKQSNSETICDIFSFDQPTGRPSILRQSQAENLSNKTIAKGGKVCFQTPRRDPLTKRIVSPTKSLKIESLDDCSKALDTLQFTSPEEVVPLETNGLVDVAKSDFTNVSSYPDDDMQSKGGCQLYFDNLDAINPFQGSTKMVLSPARPSKLVETPKAEEQREHNVIEAVSDRNEKALDDTLPFMPSVENSLADFSADMCSTDSRVITMMEDPADKLSNSGEEETVPSVNLDPDQAVAIISIAEETPLPPKGTYEFDFDNLDSVNPFQTGGSKLQNSPVLGRKQPCDDSEKVEVEEPAVKEMEPAAMLEVVQPVLEAPVQPEIKPIAPKETTKPAEDAVAITSTAEETALPPKGTYEYDFDNLDSVNPFQTGGSKLQNSPVLGRKQPCDDSEKVEVEEPAVKEMEPAAMLEVVQPVLEAPVQPEIKPIAPKETTKPAEDAVAITSTAEETALPPKGTYEYDFDNLDSVNPFQTGGSKLQNSPVLGRKRPCDDSEKVEVEEPAAMLEVVQPVLEAPVQPEMNPIAPLSTAPEETSKPAEESIPQPSAAPSKHGAVKLELNFDDDGEVNPPPKKFDKRPVLKPTWKKAVPTEKKEPAQSKESPVTPLVNTDNEIPLPEGKYNFDFDQFDPSVNPFGTNVKMTESTVCKVKSSPDAKAPTSVRVAVYPENVAKPVQQETAPLVIVSIAGYEPDRSAVKGIDNIPQNPTLQMDSCEVQDPSSGKEQEPPTKPDQPSLSTPEPLELCQFEQTPQNDMSEFNEDFVPGTTFMANDFDRQMDYLEQFGSSTFKESALRKQSLYLKFDPLMRESPKKSGVPAGLDNLPRPAPFASRVETQKTGTEEVNGLKSVNPKLLHDLPPVQVVGPRTLVTNSPVLENLVPTFPQPANPGDNIIEVLKYSQQDMNVAIAKIQKQAKENADEWKSKHDTLSQDNYEMGKIMSAFEATIAQILADKQRETEKAQADITKVLQEKEQLSEDLNAMERSFSDLFKRLDKYKEVIEGYIKNEEMLKKCAQDYLARIKEEEQRYQTLKAHAEQKISLANGEIAEVRSKLKSEVAALQAQLRREQLKAQSLEKSLDQKVKETEELTNLCDELIAKVQKG, from the exons ATGAGTTCTACTGCTGTAAACGATGAGAATCGTGGGGTCTGCACTGGAAGAAAGCAGAGCAATTCAGAGACAATTTGTGACATCTTTTCTTTTGATCAGCCGACTGGGAGGCCCTCCATTCTTCGCCAGTCTCAGGCAGAGAACCTGTCAAACAAAACTATAGCAAAGGGTGGAAAG GTTTGTTTTCAGACTCCAAGAAGAGACCCTCTCACTAAGAGAATAGTATCACCAACAAAGTCCCTTAAGATAGAAAGCCTGGATGACTGTAGTAAAGCCCTGGATACATTGCAGTTTACATCACCCGAAGA GGTGGTACCTCTAGAAACCAATGGGCTTGTTGATGTAGCAAAATCAG ACTTCACAAATGTGTCGTCCTATCCTGATGATGATATGCAGAGTAAAGGAGGTTGTCAGCTGTATTTTGACAACCTTGATGCCATCAATCCCTTCCAAGGGTCTACTAAAATGGTCCTCTCCCCAGCAAGGCCCAGTAAGCTAGTTGAAACTCCCAAGGCTGAAGAACAGCGAGAACATAATGTCATTGAAGCAGTTTCTGACAGGAATGAAAAGGCACTGGATGATACACTCCCGTTCATGCCATCAGTGGAAAATTCTCTTGCTGACTTCTCAGCCGATATGTGCTCAACAGATAGCAGAGTGATTACCATGATGGAGGACCCAGCCGACAAGTTATCCAACTCTGGTGAGGAAGAAACTGTACCATCAGTTAACCTCGACCCAGATCAAGCTGTGGCTATCATCTCTATAGCCGAGGAGACTCCTCTTCCACCAAAAGGTACATACGAATTTGATTTTGACAACCTTGATTCAGTCAACCCTTTCCAAACGGGAGGCTCCAAATTGCAGAATTCCCCTGTGCTTGGAAGGAAGCAGCCATGCGATGACTCTGAAAAGGTGGAAGTTGAAGAGCCTGCAGTAAAGGAAATGGAACCAGCAGCCATGCTTGAGGTGGTTCAGCCTGTCCTAGAAGCACCTGTCCAGCCAGAAATTAAACCTATTGCACCGAAGGAGACTACCAAGCCAGCTGAAGATGCTGTGGCCATCACCTCTACAGCCGAGGAGACTGCTCTGCCGCCAAAAGGTACATATGAATATGATTTTGACAACCTTGATTCAGTCAACCCTTTCCAAACGGGAGGCTCCAAATTGCAGAATTCCCCTGTGCTTGGAAGGAAGCAGCCATGCGATGACTCTGAAAAGGTGGAAGTTGAAGAGCCTGCAGTAAAGGAAATGGAACCAGCAGCCATGCTTGAGGTGGTTCAGCCTGTCCTAGAAGCACCTGTCCAACCAGAAATTAAACCTATTGCACCGAAGGAGACTACCAAGCCAGCTGAAGATGCTGTGGCCATCACCTCTACAGCCGAGGAGACTGCTCTGCCGCCAAAAGGTACATATGAATATGATTTTGACAACCTTGATTCAGTCAACCCTTTCCAAACGGGAGGCTCCAAATTGCAGAATTCCCCTGTGCTTGGAAGGAAGCGGCCATGCGATGACTCTGAAAAGGTGGAAGTTGAAGAGCCTGCAGCCATGCTTGAGGTGGTTCAGCCTGTCCTAGAGGCACCTGTCCAGCCAGAGATGAACCCTATTGCACCATTGTCAACTGCTCCCGAAGAGACCAGCAAGCCAGCTGAAGAATCCATACCTCAGCCCAGTGCAGCCCCTTCCAAGCATGGTGCAGTGAAACTTGAGTTAAATTTTGATGATGACGGCGAGGTCAACCCTCCCCCCAAAAAGTTTGACAAAAGGCCTGTTTTGAAGCCGACATGGAAAAAGGCTGTACCTACAGAAAAAAAAGAACCTGCTCAATCCAAGGAATCTCCAGTGACGCCATTGGTCAATACTGATAATGAAATTCCTCTTCCCGAGGGCAAGTACAACTTTGACTTTGATCAATTTGACCCAAGTGTCAATCCATTTGGTACAAATGTAAAAATGACTGAATCTACAGTCTGTAAGGTGAAATCCAGTCCAGATGCCAAGGCACCAACCTCAGTCAGGGTGGCTGTCTACCCTGAGAATGTGGCAAAGCCTGTTCAGCAAGAAACTGCACCATTAGTAAT TGTTTCTATTGCTGGATATGAACCTGATCGTTCTGCCGTAAAAGGAATT gacaacattccacagaatCCGACGCTTCAGATGGACTCTTGTGAAGTTCAGGATCCTTCCTCTGGAAAAGAGCAGGAACCTCCGACTAAACCTGACCAACCTTCGCTAAGCACTCCAGAACCCTTGGAACTCTGCCAATTTGAGCAGACCCCACAGAATGACATGTCAGAATTTAATGAGGACTTTGTTCCTGGAACCACAT tcATGGCGAATGACTTTGACAGGCAGATGGACTACCTGGAGCAGTTTGGGTCCAGCACT TTTAAGGAGTCGGCACTGAGAAAACAATCACTGTACCTCAAATTTGACCCACTAATGCGGGAGAGCCCCAAGAAGTCTGGAGTCCCTGCAGGACTCGACAACCTCCCACGACCTGCTCCCTTTGCTTCACG TGTGGAGACCCAGAAGACTGGAACCGAGGAGGTGAATGGACTGAAATCTGTCAACCCTAAACTGCTTCATGACCTACCACCT GTTCAAGTTGTTGGTCCTCGGACTCTTGTGACGAATTCCCCTGTTCTTGAGAATCTGGTCCCTACTTTCCCCCAACCAGCCAACCCTGGTGATAACATCATAGAGGTTCTGAAATACAGTCAGCAAGACATGAATGTTGCCATTGCCAAGATCCAGAAACAA GCAAAGGAGAATGCGGATGAATGGAAATCGAAGCATGACACGCTATCTCAGGATAATTATGAAATGGG GAAAATCATGTCAGCGTTTGAAGCCACAATCGCTCAGATATTGG CTGATAaacagagggagacggagaaagCCCAGGCTGACATCACTAAAGTCCtgcaggagaaggaacagttaTCAGAGGACCTGAATGCAATGGAGCGGTCCTTCTCAGATCTCTTCAAGAGACTAGACAAATACAAAGAGGTCATCGAGGGTTACATAAAG
- the LOC139383262 gene encoding transforming acidic coiled-coil-containing protein 3-like isoform X3 — MSSTAVNDENRGVCTGRKQSNSETICDIFSFDQPTGRPSILRQSQAENLSNKTIAKGGKVCFQTPRRDPLTKRIVSPTKSLKIESLDDCSKALDTLQFTSPEEVVPLETNGLVDVAKSDFTNVSSYPDDDMQSKGGCQLYFDNLDAINPFQGSTKMVLSPARPSKLVETPKAEEQREHNVIEAVSDRNEKALDDTLPFMPSVENSLADFSADMCSTDSRVITMMEDPADKLSNSGEEETVPSVNLDPDQAVAIISIAEETPLPPKGTYEFDFDNLDSVNPFQTGGSKLQNSPVLGRKQPCDDSEKVEVEEPAVKEMEPAAMLEVVQPVLEAPVQPEIKPIAPKETTKPAEDAVAITSTAEETALPPKGTYEYDFDNLDSVNPFQTGGSKLQNSPVLGRKQPCDDSEKVEVEEPAAMLEVVQPVLEAPVQPEMNPIAPLSTAPEETSKPAEESIPQPSAAPSKHGAVKLELNFDDDGEVNPPPKKFDKRPVLKPTWKKAVPTEKKEPAQSKESPVTPLVNTDNEIPLPEGKYNFDFDQFDPSVNPFGTNVKMTESTVCKVKSSPDAKAPTSVRVAVYPENVAKPVQQETAPLVIVSIAGYEPDRSAVKGIDNIPQNPTLQMDSCEVQDPSSGKEQEPPTKPDQPSLSTPEPLELCQFEQTPQNDMSEFNEDFVPGTTFMANDFDRQMDYLEQFGSSTFKESALRKQSLYLKFDPLMRESPKKSGVPAGLDNLPRPAPFASRVETQKTGTEEVNGLKSVNPKLLHDLPPVQVVGPRTLVTNSPVLENLVPTFPQPANPGDNIIEVLKYSQQDMNVAIAKIQKQAKENADEWKSKHDTLSQDNYEMGKIMSAFEATIAQILADKQRETEKAQADITKVLQEKEQLSEDLNAMERSFSDLFKRLDKYKEVIEGYIKNEEMLKKCAQDYLARIKEEEQRYQTLKAHAEQKISLANGEIAEVRSKLKSEVAALQAQLRREQLKAQSLEKSLDQKVKETEELTNLCDELIAKVQKG; from the exons ATGAGTTCTACTGCTGTAAACGATGAGAATCGTGGGGTCTGCACTGGAAGAAAGCAGAGCAATTCAGAGACAATTTGTGACATCTTTTCTTTTGATCAGCCGACTGGGAGGCCCTCCATTCTTCGCCAGTCTCAGGCAGAGAACCTGTCAAACAAAACTATAGCAAAGGGTGGAAAG GTTTGTTTTCAGACTCCAAGAAGAGACCCTCTCACTAAGAGAATAGTATCACCAACAAAGTCCCTTAAGATAGAAAGCCTGGATGACTGTAGTAAAGCCCTGGATACATTGCAGTTTACATCACCCGAAGA GGTGGTACCTCTAGAAACCAATGGGCTTGTTGATGTAGCAAAATCAG ACTTCACAAATGTGTCGTCCTATCCTGATGATGATATGCAGAGTAAAGGAGGTTGTCAGCTGTATTTTGACAACCTTGATGCCATCAATCCCTTCCAAGGGTCTACTAAAATGGTCCTCTCCCCAGCAAGGCCCAGTAAGCTAGTTGAAACTCCCAAGGCTGAAGAACAGCGAGAACATAATGTCATTGAAGCAGTTTCTGACAGGAATGAAAAGGCACTGGATGATACACTCCCGTTCATGCCATCAGTGGAAAATTCTCTTGCTGACTTCTCAGCCGATATGTGCTCAACAGATAGCAGAGTGATTACCATGATGGAGGACCCAGCCGACAAGTTATCCAACTCTGGTGAGGAAGAAACTGTACCATCAGTTAACCTCGACCCAGATCAAGCTGTGGCTATCATCTCTATAGCCGAGGAGACTCCTCTTCCACCAAAAGGTACATACGAATTTGATTTTGACAACCTTGATTCAGTCAACCCTTTCCAAACGGGAGGCTCCAAATTGCAGAATTCCCCTGTGCTTGGAAGGAAGCAGCCATGCGATGACTCTGAAAAGGTGGAAGTTGAAGAGCCTGCAGTAAAGGAAATGGAACCAGCAGCCATGCTTGAGGTGGTTCAGCCTGTCCTAGAAGCACCTGTCCAGCCAGAAATTAAACCTATTGCACCGAAGGAGACTACCAAGCCAGCTGAAGATGCTGTGGCCATCACCTCTACAGCCGAGGAGACTGCTCTGCCGCCAAAAGGTACATATGAATATGATTTTGACAACCTTGATTCAGTCAACCCTTTCCAAACGGGAGGCTCCAAATTGCAGAATTCCCCTGTGCTTGGAAGGAAGCAGCCATGCGATGACTCTGAAAAG GTGGAAGTTGAAGAGCCTGCAGCCATGCTTGAGGTGGTTCAGCCTGTCCTAGAGGCACCTGTCCAGCCAGAGATGAACCCTATTGCACCATTGTCAACTGCTCCCGAAGAGACCAGCAAGCCAGCTGAAGAATCCATACCTCAGCCCAGTGCAGCCCCTTCCAAGCATGGTGCAGTGAAACTTGAGTTAAATTTTGATGATGACGGCGAGGTCAACCCTCCCCCCAAAAAGTTTGACAAAAGGCCTGTTTTGAAGCCGACATGGAAAAAGGCTGTACCTACAGAAAAAAAAGAACCTGCTCAATCCAAGGAATCTCCAGTGACGCCATTGGTCAATACTGATAATGAAATTCCTCTTCCCGAGGGCAAGTACAACTTTGACTTTGATCAATTTGACCCAAGTGTCAATCCATTTGGTACAAATGTAAAAATGACTGAATCTACAGTCTGTAAGGTGAAATCCAGTCCAGATGCCAAGGCACCAACCTCAGTCAGGGTGGCTGTCTACCCTGAGAATGTGGCAAAGCCTGTTCAGCAAGAAACTGCACCATTAGTAAT TGTTTCTATTGCTGGATATGAACCTGATCGTTCTGCCGTAAAAGGAATT gacaacattccacagaatCCGACGCTTCAGATGGACTCTTGTGAAGTTCAGGATCCTTCCTCTGGAAAAGAGCAGGAACCTCCGACTAAACCTGACCAACCTTCGCTAAGCACTCCAGAACCCTTGGAACTCTGCCAATTTGAGCAGACCCCACAGAATGACATGTCAGAATTTAATGAGGACTTTGTTCCTGGAACCACAT tcATGGCGAATGACTTTGACAGGCAGATGGACTACCTGGAGCAGTTTGGGTCCAGCACT TTTAAGGAGTCGGCACTGAGAAAACAATCACTGTACCTCAAATTTGACCCACTAATGCGGGAGAGCCCCAAGAAGTCTGGAGTCCCTGCAGGACTCGACAACCTCCCACGACCTGCTCCCTTTGCTTCACG TGTGGAGACCCAGAAGACTGGAACCGAGGAGGTGAATGGACTGAAATCTGTCAACCCTAAACTGCTTCATGACCTACCACCT GTTCAAGTTGTTGGTCCTCGGACTCTTGTGACGAATTCCCCTGTTCTTGAGAATCTGGTCCCTACTTTCCCCCAACCAGCCAACCCTGGTGATAACATCATAGAGGTTCTGAAATACAGTCAGCAAGACATGAATGTTGCCATTGCCAAGATCCAGAAACAA GCAAAGGAGAATGCGGATGAATGGAAATCGAAGCATGACACGCTATCTCAGGATAATTATGAAATGGG GAAAATCATGTCAGCGTTTGAAGCCACAATCGCTCAGATATTGG CTGATAaacagagggagacggagaaagCCCAGGCTGACATCACTAAAGTCCtgcaggagaaggaacagttaTCAGAGGACCTGAATGCAATGGAGCGGTCCTTCTCAGATCTCTTCAAGAGACTAGACAAATACAAAGAGGTCATCGAGGGTTACATAAAG
- the LOC139383262 gene encoding transforming acidic coiled-coil-containing protein 3-like isoform X2, with protein MSSTAVNDENRGVCTGRKQSNSETICDIFSFDQPTGRPSILRQSQAENLSNKTIAKGGKVCFQTPRRDPLTKRIVSPTKSLKIESLDDCSKALDTLQFTSPEEVVPLETNGLVDVAKSDSRVITMMEDPADKLSNSGEEETVPSVNLDPDQAVAIISIAEETPLPPKGTYEFDFDNLDSVNPFQTGGSKLQNSPVLGRKQPCDDSEKVEVEEPAVKEMEPAAMLEVVQPVLEAPVQPEIKPIAPKETTKPAEDAVAITSTAEETALPPKGTYEYDFDNLDSVNPFQTGGSKLQNSPVLGRKQPCDDSEKVEVEEPAVKEMEPAAMLEVVQPVLEAPVQPEIKPIAPKETTKPAEDAVAITSTAEETALPPKGTYEYDFDNLDSVNPFQTGGSKLQNSPVLGRKRPCDDSEKVEVEEPAAMLEVVQPVLEAPVQPEMNPIAPLSTAPEETSKPAEESIPQPSAAPSKHGAVKLELNFDDDGEVNPPPKKFDKRPVLKPTWKKAVPTEKKEPAQSKESPVTPLVNTDNEIPLPEGKYNFDFDQFDPSVNPFGTNVKMTESTVCKVKSSPDAKAPTSVRVAVYPENVAKPVQQETAPLVIVSIAGYEPDRSAVKGIDNIPQNPTLQMDSCEVQDPSSGKEQEPPTKPDQPSLSTPEPLELCQFEQTPQNDMSEFNEDFVPGTTFMANDFDRQMDYLEQFGSSTFKESALRKQSLYLKFDPLMRESPKKSGVPAGLDNLPRPAPFASRVETQKTGTEEVNGLKSVNPKLLHDLPPVQVVGPRTLVTNSPVLENLVPTFPQPANPGDNIIEVLKYSQQDMNVAIAKIQKQAKENADEWKSKHDTLSQDNYEMGKIMSAFEATIAQILADKQRETEKAQADITKVLQEKEQLSEDLNAMERSFSDLFKRLDKYKEVIEGYIKNEEMLKKCAQDYLARIKEEEQRYQTLKAHAEQKISLANGEIAEVRSKLKSEVAALQAQLRREQLKAQSLEKSLDQKVKETEELTNLCDELIAKVQKG; from the exons ATGAGTTCTACTGCTGTAAACGATGAGAATCGTGGGGTCTGCACTGGAAGAAAGCAGAGCAATTCAGAGACAATTTGTGACATCTTTTCTTTTGATCAGCCGACTGGGAGGCCCTCCATTCTTCGCCAGTCTCAGGCAGAGAACCTGTCAAACAAAACTATAGCAAAGGGTGGAAAG GTTTGTTTTCAGACTCCAAGAAGAGACCCTCTCACTAAGAGAATAGTATCACCAACAAAGTCCCTTAAGATAGAAAGCCTGGATGACTGTAGTAAAGCCCTGGATACATTGCAGTTTACATCACCCGAAGA GGTGGTACCTCTAGAAACCAATGGGCTTGTTGATGTAGCAAAATCAG ATAGCAGAGTGATTACCATGATGGAGGACCCAGCCGACAAGTTATCCAACTCTGGTGAGGAAGAAACTGTACCATCAGTTAACCTCGACCCAGATCAAGCTGTGGCTATCATCTCTATAGCCGAGGAGACTCCTCTTCCACCAAAAGGTACATACGAATTTGATTTTGACAACCTTGATTCAGTCAACCCTTTCCAAACGGGAGGCTCCAAATTGCAGAATTCCCCTGTGCTTGGAAGGAAGCAGCCATGCGATGACTCTGAAAAGGTGGAAGTTGAAGAGCCTGCAGTAAAGGAAATGGAACCAGCAGCCATGCTTGAGGTGGTTCAGCCTGTCCTAGAAGCACCTGTCCAGCCAGAAATTAAACCTATTGCACCGAAGGAGACTACCAAGCCAGCTGAAGATGCTGTGGCCATCACCTCTACAGCCGAGGAGACTGCTCTGCCGCCAAAAGGTACATATGAATATGATTTTGACAACCTTGATTCAGTCAACCCTTTCCAAACGGGAGGCTCCAAATTGCAGAATTCCCCTGTGCTTGGAAGGAAGCAGCCATGCGATGACTCTGAAAAGGTGGAAGTTGAAGAGCCTGCAGTAAAGGAAATGGAACCAGCAGCCATGCTTGAGGTGGTTCAGCCTGTCCTAGAAGCACCTGTCCAACCAGAAATTAAACCTATTGCACCGAAGGAGACTACCAAGCCAGCTGAAGATGCTGTGGCCATCACCTCTACAGCCGAGGAGACTGCTCTGCCGCCAAAAGGTACATATGAATATGATTTTGACAACCTTGATTCAGTCAACCCTTTCCAAACGGGAGGCTCCAAATTGCAGAATTCCCCTGTGCTTGGAAGGAAGCGGCCATGCGATGACTCTGAAAAGGTGGAAGTTGAAGAGCCTGCAGCCATGCTTGAGGTGGTTCAGCCTGTCCTAGAGGCACCTGTCCAGCCAGAGATGAACCCTATTGCACCATTGTCAACTGCTCCCGAAGAGACCAGCAAGCCAGCTGAAGAATCCATACCTCAGCCCAGTGCAGCCCCTTCCAAGCATGGTGCAGTGAAACTTGAGTTAAATTTTGATGATGACGGCGAGGTCAACCCTCCCCCCAAAAAGTTTGACAAAAGGCCTGTTTTGAAGCCGACATGGAAAAAGGCTGTACCTACAGAAAAAAAAGAACCTGCTCAATCCAAGGAATCTCCAGTGACGCCATTGGTCAATACTGATAATGAAATTCCTCTTCCCGAGGGCAAGTACAACTTTGACTTTGATCAATTTGACCCAAGTGTCAATCCATTTGGTACAAATGTAAAAATGACTGAATCTACAGTCTGTAAGGTGAAATCCAGTCCAGATGCCAAGGCACCAACCTCAGTCAGGGTGGCTGTCTACCCTGAGAATGTGGCAAAGCCTGTTCAGCAAGAAACTGCACCATTAGTAAT TGTTTCTATTGCTGGATATGAACCTGATCGTTCTGCCGTAAAAGGAATT gacaacattccacagaatCCGACGCTTCAGATGGACTCTTGTGAAGTTCAGGATCCTTCCTCTGGAAAAGAGCAGGAACCTCCGACTAAACCTGACCAACCTTCGCTAAGCACTCCAGAACCCTTGGAACTCTGCCAATTTGAGCAGACCCCACAGAATGACATGTCAGAATTTAATGAGGACTTTGTTCCTGGAACCACAT tcATGGCGAATGACTTTGACAGGCAGATGGACTACCTGGAGCAGTTTGGGTCCAGCACT TTTAAGGAGTCGGCACTGAGAAAACAATCACTGTACCTCAAATTTGACCCACTAATGCGGGAGAGCCCCAAGAAGTCTGGAGTCCCTGCAGGACTCGACAACCTCCCACGACCTGCTCCCTTTGCTTCACG TGTGGAGACCCAGAAGACTGGAACCGAGGAGGTGAATGGACTGAAATCTGTCAACCCTAAACTGCTTCATGACCTACCACCT GTTCAAGTTGTTGGTCCTCGGACTCTTGTGACGAATTCCCCTGTTCTTGAGAATCTGGTCCCTACTTTCCCCCAACCAGCCAACCCTGGTGATAACATCATAGAGGTTCTGAAATACAGTCAGCAAGACATGAATGTTGCCATTGCCAAGATCCAGAAACAA GCAAAGGAGAATGCGGATGAATGGAAATCGAAGCATGACACGCTATCTCAGGATAATTATGAAATGGG GAAAATCATGTCAGCGTTTGAAGCCACAATCGCTCAGATATTGG CTGATAaacagagggagacggagaaagCCCAGGCTGACATCACTAAAGTCCtgcaggagaaggaacagttaTCAGAGGACCTGAATGCAATGGAGCGGTCCTTCTCAGATCTCTTCAAGAGACTAGACAAATACAAAGAGGTCATCGAGGGTTACATAAAG
- the LOC139383942 gene encoding reticulon-1-A-like, with protein SPVSVLPPAIDLLYWRNVKQSGAVFGSVLLLLFSLTQFSVVSVGAYLTLAALSASISFRIYKSVLQAVQKTDEGHPFKSYLEVEISLSQDQIGKYADKALLYANTCMKELRRLFLVQDLIDSLKVSLTLASGLKIMTLSPTPNFSVFDLLKKFEISNKCLSTS; from the exons tctcctgtctctgtcctccccccagcCATTGACCTGCTCTACTGGAGGAACGTGAAGCAGTCTGGAGCTGTGTTTGGCAGTGTGCTCCTGCTGCTCTTCTCTCTGACTCAGTTCAGTGTGGTCAGTGTGGGAGCCTACTTAACCCTGGCCGCCCTCTCTGCCAGCATCAGCTTCAGGATCTACAAGTCTGTGCTTCAGGCTGTGCAGAAGACCGATGAAGGGCACCCATTCAA ATCTTATCTGGAGGTGGAgatctctctgtcccaggatCAGATCGGTAAATATGCTGACAAGGCTCTGCTCTACGCCAACACCTGTATGAAGGAGCTCCGTAGGCTGTTCCTGGTCCAGGACCTCATCGACTCACTGAAGGTCAGCCTCACTCTCGCCTCTGGGCTTAAAATAATGACATTGTCTcccacgcccaatttttcagtttttgatttgttaaaaaagtttgaaatatccaataaatgtctttccacttcatga